One genomic segment of Mytilus trossulus isolate FHL-02 chromosome 4, PNRI_Mtr1.1.1.hap1, whole genome shotgun sequence includes these proteins:
- the LOC134715231 gene encoding protein FAM136A-like: MESAQARVQNAATSMYEELDRTVLRKMQGDMFKCGAKCCENTSGSVEEVQRCIERCAEPLTKCQTHIQNEMQQFQDRLQRGALDCQDKAKDQMGPNSSDAEISKAKAFMEKCVVDCAENHIKMLPNMLKKMKESITKGVYS, from the exons ATGGAATCCGCACAAGCACGTGTTCAAAATGCCGCTACTTCGATGTACGAAGAGCTTGACAGGACAGTCTTGCGAAAAATGCAG GGTGACATGTTTAAATGTGGAGCCAAATGTTGTGAGAATACATCAGGATCAGTGGAAGAAGTACAGAGATGTATAGAAAGATGTGCTGAGCCATTGACCAAATGTCAGACacacatacaaaatgaaatgcAACAATTTCAG GACAGATTACAGAGAGGTGCATTAGATTGTCAAGATAAAGCTAAAGATCAAATGGGACCAAATTCTTCAGATGCTGAAATATCAAAAGCTAAAGCTTTCATGGAGAAATGTGTGGTGGACTGTGCTGAAAACCATATAAAGATGTTACCTAATATgttaaagaaaatgaaagagAGTATAACAAAGGGAGTGTACTCTTGA
- the LOC134715232 gene encoding uncharacterized protein LOC134715232 isoform X1, with protein MALTISDMVETLKNAMQDLQLTQNRIKEKTNAKHLKTGFSSEIKPLQGIEEHLANFENITCRDSTQLQAILETTEKLSEKLDILSTALKNRTRNVESTELNKQKLQPDTYSTQKEPNQTEQKTVTSSCEQNVKEIHDKKQESCSKFQKDVVPEPVTDKYCRSQIEDKVSNVDNLKDEKQQKPKIRQLVNGFKHYRTNQDLDNRMCYKRKKPCFQGEILNPPIATTALQSEKEPSPNITINYVNERSPNHTYDRSYEKQRERKALAQNAQRDFDKGQQVHSYDEWVAIAGQARSKVRMELALSNSNRSAKGHNYILLLDTSESMQGEKFKTMIKTATKFIDGLHQVSLRYGIRDNVGLSHFGKDTELIMHPIPEYDYIKREIAKLRPCGPSPLAAGLLMAVSGIHSCGSTTLENNEFLPNIIVITDGMPTRVEALYEENRESIGIVEESFVSDLLTSINAAREMTHSVKLCEHVGTKIFCVPIGGANTDILRTMVKTTFGKLIPPEQIQRLAQNTQVLLQSSIIANQLEATSEINRSAVKTAVRSASSPSLQELDAYDDITDNVLLLLDPVTQYHGRFKQPNCQAVQLGTRVRRGPHWQWQNQDSEMAGTVIGQDKRGKIRVEWDSGNENIYRYDETDECYDIQPVNEPRQLENELIVVGCRVKRGKDWKYGEQDGGRGSRGTVLCVEQNGKVVVHWDRRRLGTYNFACDGLFEVAICDDGRMIGSPDSINDEENSSQDMKSDLSLILPTHTNKMKPVKSTWKYRDASGNWQSYDEETNVKIERAYIRKPTGKCIVEINKTVHLLRFLKMIQENQTDQSSVPVQRLDKASDLMATEAKQLEDTQV; from the exons GTAGAGACTTTAAAGAATGCTATGCAAGACCTTCAACTGACACAGAACCGcataaaagagaaaacaaatgctAAACACTT AAAAACTGGATTCAGTAGTGAGATAAAACCACTTCAAG GAATCGAGGAGCATTtagcaaattttgaaaacattacgTGTAGAGATTCTACTCAGCTGCAAGCAATACTAGAAACAACAGAAAAGTTATCTGAGAAATTGGATATACTTTCTACTGccttaaaaaatagaacaagaAATGTAGAATCAACCgaattgaataaacaaaaattgcaaCCTGATACATATTCAACCCAGAAAGAACCAAATCAAACAGAACAGAAAACTGTCACATCATCCTGTGAGCAAAATGTTAAAGAAATACACGACAAAAAACAGGAGAGTTGTTCAAAGTTCCAGAAAGATGTAGTACCAGAACCAGTAACAGACAAGTATTGCCGAAGTCAAATAGAAGATAAAGTCAGTAACGTAGACAATTTGAAAGACGAAAAGCAGCAGAAACCAAAAATCAGACAATTAGTAAACGGTTTCAAACATTACAGAACCAATCAAGACCTTGACAATAGAATGTGTTATAAGAGAAAGAAACCCTGCTTTCAAGGTGAAATATTAAATCCACCGATTGCAACAACCGCACTCCAGAGTGAAAAGGAACCTTCACCAAACATAACGATAAATTATGTGAATGAAAG GAGTCCTAATCATACATACGATAGATCATATGAAAAACAGAGGGAAAGAAAAGCATTGGCTCAGAATGCTCAAAGAG ATTTTGACAAAGGACAGCAAGTTCATTCATATGATGAATGGGTCGCAATCGCAGGGCAGGCACGAAGTAAAG TCCGTATGGAATTGGCGTTAAGTAATAGCAATAGGAGTGCCAAAGGACATAACTATATATTACTGTTGGACACATCAGAGAGTATGCAAGGAGAGAAATTTAAGACAATGATAAAAACTGCAACTAAATTCATCgatg GTCTGCATCAGGTCAGTTTAAGATACGGTATACGAGATAACGTTGGACTATCTCATTTTGGAAAAGACACTGAATTAATCATGCATCCTATACCAGAGTATGATTATATCAAAAGAGAAATAG CCAAGTTGAGACCTTGTGGGCCATCTCCTCTAGCAGCCGGTCTGTTGATGGCAGTGTCCGGAATTCACAGCT GTGGTTCCACTACCCTCGAGAACAATGAGTTCCTACCTAACATTATTGTGATAACGGATGGAATGCCAACTCGCGTAGAAGCTCTTTATGAAGAGAACAGAGAAAGTATTGGAATAGTGGAAGAGTCTTTTGTATCAGATTTATTG ACTTCGATAAATGCAGCGCGTGAAATGACACACAGTGTTAAACTTTGTGAACATGTaggaacaaaaatattttgtgtacCAATAGGAGGTGCTAACACTGAT ATTTTGAGAACGATGGTTAAAACGACTTTTGGCAAGTTGATACCACCAGAACAGATACAACGTCTTGCACAAAATACACAAGTCCtg CTCCAATCGTCAATTATAGCAAACCAATTAGAGGCAACTTCTGAGATTAATAGATCCGCTGTAAAAACAGCTGTTCGTTCAGCTAGTTCACCTAGTCTGCAGGAATTAGACGCGTAT GATGATATCACGGACAATGTTCTGTTGCTATTGGATCCTGTAACGCAATATCATGGTCGGTTCAAACAACCAAACTGTCAAGCTGTACAGTTAGGAACACGTGTTCGACGAGGACCACATTGGCAATGGCAAAATCAAGATTCCGAAATGGCTGGTACTGTTATTGGTCAAGATAAACGTG GGAAGATACGTGTCGAATGGGACAGTGGAAACGagaatatttatagatatgatGAAACTGATGAATGTTACGACATTCAACCAGTAAATGAACCCAGGCAACTAGAAAATGAGTTAATTGTTGTTGGGTGCAGAGTTAAAAGAG GTAAAGATTGGAAGTACGGTGAACAAGATGGCGGAAGAGGTAGTCGAGGTACTGTCCTATGTGTTGAACAAAACGGGAAAGTTGTG GTTCACTGGGATCGAAGAAGACTTGGGACATACAATTTTGCATGTGATGGTCTGTTTGAAGTAGCAATTTG CGATGATGGTCGTATGATTGGTTCGCCAGACTCGATAAACGATGAAGAGAATAGTAGTCAAGACATGAAATCCGATTTATCCCTTATACTACCTACTCATACCAACAAAA TGAAGCCAGTTAAATCTACCTGGAAGTATCGAGATGCTAGTGGTAACTGGCAGTCTTATGATGAAGAAACTAATGTCAAGATAGAACGTGCTTACATCAGAAAACCAACTGGTAAATGCATTgtggaaataaacaaaacagt GCATCTTTTAaggtttttaaaaatgattcaAGAAAACCAAACAGACCAAAGCTCAGTTCCTGTTCAGCGTTTAG ATAAAGCAAGCGATCTTATGGCTACAGAGGCGAAACAGTTGGAGGACACCCAAGTTTGA
- the LOC134715232 gene encoding uncharacterized protein LOC134715232 isoform X2 has protein sequence MQDLQLTQNRIKEKTNAKHLKTGFSSEIKPLQGIEEHLANFENITCRDSTQLQAILETTEKLSEKLDILSTALKNRTRNVESTELNKQKLQPDTYSTQKEPNQTEQKTVTSSCEQNVKEIHDKKQESCSKFQKDVVPEPVTDKYCRSQIEDKVSNVDNLKDEKQQKPKIRQLVNGFKHYRTNQDLDNRMCYKRKKPCFQGEILNPPIATTALQSEKEPSPNITINYVNERSPNHTYDRSYEKQRERKALAQNAQRDFDKGQQVHSYDEWVAIAGQARSKVRMELALSNSNRSAKGHNYILLLDTSESMQGEKFKTMIKTATKFIDGLHQVSLRYGIRDNVGLSHFGKDTELIMHPIPEYDYIKREIAKLRPCGPSPLAAGLLMAVSGIHSCGSTTLENNEFLPNIIVITDGMPTRVEALYEENRESIGIVEESFVSDLLTSINAAREMTHSVKLCEHVGTKIFCVPIGGANTDILRTMVKTTFGKLIPPEQIQRLAQNTQVLLQSSIIANQLEATSEINRSAVKTAVRSASSPSLQELDAYDDITDNVLLLLDPVTQYHGRFKQPNCQAVQLGTRVRRGPHWQWQNQDSEMAGTVIGQDKRGKIRVEWDSGNENIYRYDETDECYDIQPVNEPRQLENELIVVGCRVKRGKDWKYGEQDGGRGSRGTVLCVEQNGKVVVHWDRRRLGTYNFACDGLFEVAICDDGRMIGSPDSINDEENSSQDMKSDLSLILPTHTNKMKPVKSTWKYRDASGNWQSYDEETNVKIERAYIRKPTGKCIVEINKTVHLLRFLKMIQENQTDQSSVPVQRLDKASDLMATEAKQLEDTQV, from the exons ATGCAAGACCTTCAACTGACACAGAACCGcataaaagagaaaacaaatgctAAACACTT AAAAACTGGATTCAGTAGTGAGATAAAACCACTTCAAG GAATCGAGGAGCATTtagcaaattttgaaaacattacgTGTAGAGATTCTACTCAGCTGCAAGCAATACTAGAAACAACAGAAAAGTTATCTGAGAAATTGGATATACTTTCTACTGccttaaaaaatagaacaagaAATGTAGAATCAACCgaattgaataaacaaaaattgcaaCCTGATACATATTCAACCCAGAAAGAACCAAATCAAACAGAACAGAAAACTGTCACATCATCCTGTGAGCAAAATGTTAAAGAAATACACGACAAAAAACAGGAGAGTTGTTCAAAGTTCCAGAAAGATGTAGTACCAGAACCAGTAACAGACAAGTATTGCCGAAGTCAAATAGAAGATAAAGTCAGTAACGTAGACAATTTGAAAGACGAAAAGCAGCAGAAACCAAAAATCAGACAATTAGTAAACGGTTTCAAACATTACAGAACCAATCAAGACCTTGACAATAGAATGTGTTATAAGAGAAAGAAACCCTGCTTTCAAGGTGAAATATTAAATCCACCGATTGCAACAACCGCACTCCAGAGTGAAAAGGAACCTTCACCAAACATAACGATAAATTATGTGAATGAAAG GAGTCCTAATCATACATACGATAGATCATATGAAAAACAGAGGGAAAGAAAAGCATTGGCTCAGAATGCTCAAAGAG ATTTTGACAAAGGACAGCAAGTTCATTCATATGATGAATGGGTCGCAATCGCAGGGCAGGCACGAAGTAAAG TCCGTATGGAATTGGCGTTAAGTAATAGCAATAGGAGTGCCAAAGGACATAACTATATATTACTGTTGGACACATCAGAGAGTATGCAAGGAGAGAAATTTAAGACAATGATAAAAACTGCAACTAAATTCATCgatg GTCTGCATCAGGTCAGTTTAAGATACGGTATACGAGATAACGTTGGACTATCTCATTTTGGAAAAGACACTGAATTAATCATGCATCCTATACCAGAGTATGATTATATCAAAAGAGAAATAG CCAAGTTGAGACCTTGTGGGCCATCTCCTCTAGCAGCCGGTCTGTTGATGGCAGTGTCCGGAATTCACAGCT GTGGTTCCACTACCCTCGAGAACAATGAGTTCCTACCTAACATTATTGTGATAACGGATGGAATGCCAACTCGCGTAGAAGCTCTTTATGAAGAGAACAGAGAAAGTATTGGAATAGTGGAAGAGTCTTTTGTATCAGATTTATTG ACTTCGATAAATGCAGCGCGTGAAATGACACACAGTGTTAAACTTTGTGAACATGTaggaacaaaaatattttgtgtacCAATAGGAGGTGCTAACACTGAT ATTTTGAGAACGATGGTTAAAACGACTTTTGGCAAGTTGATACCACCAGAACAGATACAACGTCTTGCACAAAATACACAAGTCCtg CTCCAATCGTCAATTATAGCAAACCAATTAGAGGCAACTTCTGAGATTAATAGATCCGCTGTAAAAACAGCTGTTCGTTCAGCTAGTTCACCTAGTCTGCAGGAATTAGACGCGTAT GATGATATCACGGACAATGTTCTGTTGCTATTGGATCCTGTAACGCAATATCATGGTCGGTTCAAACAACCAAACTGTCAAGCTGTACAGTTAGGAACACGTGTTCGACGAGGACCACATTGGCAATGGCAAAATCAAGATTCCGAAATGGCTGGTACTGTTATTGGTCAAGATAAACGTG GGAAGATACGTGTCGAATGGGACAGTGGAAACGagaatatttatagatatgatGAAACTGATGAATGTTACGACATTCAACCAGTAAATGAACCCAGGCAACTAGAAAATGAGTTAATTGTTGTTGGGTGCAGAGTTAAAAGAG GTAAAGATTGGAAGTACGGTGAACAAGATGGCGGAAGAGGTAGTCGAGGTACTGTCCTATGTGTTGAACAAAACGGGAAAGTTGTG GTTCACTGGGATCGAAGAAGACTTGGGACATACAATTTTGCATGTGATGGTCTGTTTGAAGTAGCAATTTG CGATGATGGTCGTATGATTGGTTCGCCAGACTCGATAAACGATGAAGAGAATAGTAGTCAAGACATGAAATCCGATTTATCCCTTATACTACCTACTCATACCAACAAAA TGAAGCCAGTTAAATCTACCTGGAAGTATCGAGATGCTAGTGGTAACTGGCAGTCTTATGATGAAGAAACTAATGTCAAGATAGAACGTGCTTACATCAGAAAACCAACTGGTAAATGCATTgtggaaataaacaaaacagt GCATCTTTTAaggtttttaaaaatgattcaAGAAAACCAAACAGACCAAAGCTCAGTTCCTGTTCAGCGTTTAG ATAAAGCAAGCGATCTTATGGCTACAGAGGCGAAACAGTTGGAGGACACCCAAGTTTGA